In the genome of Streptomyces violaceoruber, the window GCGGCAAGGACAACTACCCGGTCGACGAGGCGGTGGGCGAGACCCTGCCGCCCGAGGCGCGGGACGCGGCGCGGCAGAACCGCGCGTTCATGAACCGCGCGGTCGCACACCTCGCCGCGCGGGGCATCGACCAGTTCCTGGACATCGGCACGGGCATCCCGACCGAGCCGAACCTGCACCAGATCGTCCAGCGGACGGTGCCGGCGGCCCGGGTCGTCTACGCCGACAACGACCCGATCGTGCTGCGGCACGCGGAGGCCCTGCTGGTCAGCAGTCCCGAGGGGGCCACGGACTACATCCAGGCCGATGTCCGCGAGCCCGGGGAGATCGTGCGGCACGCCCGCGGGATCCTGGACTTCGACCGGCCGATCGCACTGTCGCTGATCGCCCTGATGCACTTCGTCCCCGACGACCAGGACGCCCACGGAATCGTCCGGGGTCTGGTCGAGACCCTCCCCGCGGGCAGCCACCTGGTCCTCTCGCACGCCGCGCTCGACCTCTTCCCCGAGCTGGCGGAGCAGGTGATCGCCCAGTACGCCAAGGGCGGCATCCGTCTCGGCTTCCGCACCCGGGCGGAGGTCGCCCGCTTCTTCGACGGTCTGGAACTGGTGCCGCCCGGCCTGGTCACGGCCACCGAGTGGTACGGCGAGGGCCTGGAGCCGCCCGCGCCCGAGGCGAGCGGCATCTACGCGGGCGTGGCGCGCATCCCCTGACGGGTGGCGAGGGCGCGGGTGCTCAGCGGGGGCTCAGCGGCGGCGCCCGCGCGGCGCCCAGCCGCTGCCGACACCGGCGACGTGCAGGGCCAGCAGGGCGAGACCGATGAGCATGACGTTGGTGGCGGTGAAGACGTCGTTGGTCGAGACCTCCGCCGCGTTGATCAGCCAGGCGATGAGGAACAGAACCGCCGCGATGATGGCGAGCACGGTGTACATCCCTTCGGATCGGCGGCGCCGGAGCGGCGCCGTGTCTCGCGTATGCCCCCGACGGGCCGCGTGACACGGCGGAGGGCACCGCGCGCTCCGTACAGTGGAGGAGCGGACCGCGGCGAAACCGCCCGGTCCCTCCCGCACCCCGCCCCGGAGCCCTCATGCACGACCCGTCCACCGCGCCGGACGACGGCTTCGGCACGCTGTTCGGCCTGGACGCCCTCACGCCCGGTCCGCCGCCCGTCGCCGGACCGCGCTTCCGGGACTCCGCGGCCGCCCGCCGGCTGCTGCCGGTGCGGGAGATCCACGCCGAGCCGGCGGCGGCCGCCTCCCCGCGCGGCCGGCAGATCCTCGCCCGGTTCCCGGACGCCCGGGTGGTCGAGGTGGACTCCCACTGGGGCATCCCGGGGCTGCACGGCAACGAGGGCAACGTCGAGCGCTGGGTGCGCGTGAAGGGCGAGACGCTCGTCCTGGGCGAGCGCAAGACGCTGGCCACCCGGCCCAACGGCCGCTCCGCGGACTGGATCGCGCCGGGCGCCTCCAACGGCTGCGCGATGGCCTGTGCCTACTGCTACGTGCCGCGCCGCAAGGGGTACGCCAACCCCGTCACCGTCTTCACCAACATCGAGCGGATCGTCGCCCACCTCGGCCGGCACATCGCCCGGCAGGGGCCCAAGCGCGAGCCGAACCAGTGCGACACCGAGGCCTGGGTCTACGACATCGGTGAGAACGGCGACTGCTCGGTGGACGCTCTGATCTGCGACAACACCGCGGACCTGGTGCGCGCCTTCCGGCAGTGGCCGACGGCCAAGGCCTCCTTCGCGACGAAGTTCGTCAATCCCGACCTGCTCGCCCTGGACCCGCGCGGCCGGACCCGGGTCCGCTTCTCCCTGATGCCGCCGGACGACTCCCGGCTGCTGGACGTGCGCACCTCGCCCGTCGCCGAGCGCATCGCCGCGGCCGGCGACTTCCTGGAGGCCGGTTACGAGGTGCACTTCAACCTCTCCCCCGTCGTGCTGCGGCCGGGCTGGGAGGAGGCCTGGGCCCAGTTGCTGCGGCAGCTCGACGACGTCCTGCCCGACCGGGTCAAGCGGCAGGCCGCCGCCGAGGTGATCATGCTGACCCACAACCTGGGCCTGCACGAGGTCAACCTGGGCTGGCACCCCCGCGCCGAGGAGGTGCTGTGGCGGCCGGAGGTCCAGCAGGCCAAGCGCTCGGAGAACGGTGCGCTCAACGTGCGCTACCGGGCGGACGTCAAGGCCGGAGCGGTGGCCCGGCTCCGGGCGCTGGTCGCCGCCCACGCGCCCTGGCTGCGGATCCGTTACGCCTTCTGAGCGCGGCCCCCGATATTGTTGCGTGTGCAACAACCGCCGGAGGCAGCGCTTCCGGCAGTTCCGCGAGCACACTTGGGAGCCGGCCTTGCCGCACACGACCGTCACGACCGGAGACCGGCCGGACGCCGCCACCGCCACCGCCACCGCCACCGAGGAGGGCTGGGTCGAACTCGACTCGCGCGCGCACCTGCGTGAGCTGCTGGGCGAACCCTGGCCCCTCGTCATCGACAAGGTGCACGACCGGCTCACGGACGACGACCGGGACATCCTGGCCCGCTCCCCCTTCTGCCTCCTGGCGACCTCCGACGCGGGCGGCAACTGCGACGTGTCGCCGCGCGGCGACGTACCCGGCTTCACCCACGTCCTCGACTCCCGCACCCTCGCCCTGCCGGACCGGGCGGGCAACCGACGCGGGGACAGCTTCCACAACGTCCTCGACAATCCGCACGCCGGTCTGCTCTACCTGATCCCCGGCGGCAAGGAGGTGCTCCGGGTCAACGGCCGGGCCCGCATCCTCACCGACGCCCCCTTCTTCGACGCGATGGCGCGCGGCGGACGGCGTCCGGACCTCGCCCTGCTCCTGGAGATCGACGAGATCTACCTCCACTGCCCGATGTCCCTGAACCGGGCAGGACTGTGGAACTCCGGTTCCGCGCAAGCGAGTTGAGTCCTTCGCCTCGCCGCCGCGACGGGGGGCGGGGCAGCGCCCGCGCAGCCCCTGTGACCCCCGCCTCTATCAGCACTTTTTAGGTTAGGCTAACCTTCACTGCGTGAGATCAGGTGAAGACGCAGCCGGTACCCCGCGCCTGCGCGGACACGAGCTTTCGGCCACGGGCGTGACCGTCGCGTACGACGGAGTCGATGTCGTGCACGACGCGGGGGTCAGGCTCAGGCCCGGCGAAGTGACCGTCCTGGTGGGCCCGAACGGCAGTGGGAAGTCGACGCTGCTGCGGACCGTCGCCCGGCTGCAGCGGGCCCGCAGTGCCACGCTCAGCCTGGACGGCGCCACCGACGGGCTGGCGCTGACGTCCCGTGAGTTCTCGCGGTACGTCGCCCTGCTGACGCAGGGCCGTCCGACGCCCGGCGGGCTGACCGTGCGGGACGTCGTCGAGTTCGGCCGCTACCCGTACCGGGGCCGCTGGGGACGGCCCGATCCGGACGGCCCCGCCGCCGTCGAGCGGGCGCTCGCGCTCACCGGCGTCGACGGCCTCGCCGACCGCGGCGCGGACCACCTCTCCGGCGGGCAGTTGCAGCGGGTGTGGCTCGCGAGCTGTCTCGCCCAGGAGACCGGCGTACTGCTCCTGGACGAACCCACGACCTACCTGGACCTGCGCTACCAGGTCGAACTCCTCGACCTGATCCGCGATCTGGCGGACGACCACGGCATCGCCGTCGGTGTCGTCCTGCACGACCTCGACCAGGCGGCGGCCGTCGCCGACCGGATCACGCTCCTCGAAGCGGGCCGGATCGTCGCCGACGGCCCGCCCGAGGACGTGCTGACGCCGGAGCGGCTCACCGCCGTCTACGGCATCCGGATCGACGTCGACACCGACCCCCTGACCGGCCGGCTGCGCACCCGCCCGATCGGCCGCCACCACATACGCACCCCCCGCACACGAACTCCCGAAAGGCTCGGCACCACCTCATGAGACGCCTCCTGCTCACCGCGGCCGCCACCACCGCCGCGGCGCTCACCCTGGCCGCCTGCGGCACCACCGAACCCGCCGCCGACAAGGCGGAGAAGAAGGCCTCCGAGGCGATCACGCTCAAGGACGGCAAGGGCACCGAGGTGAAGCTCGACGGGCCGGCCACCAAGGTCGTCGCCACCGAGTGGAACGTCGTCGAGAGCCTCGTCTCGCTCGGGGTGGACCCGGTCGGCGTCGCGGACGTCAAGGGCTACAAGACCTGGGACAGCGCCGTTCCGCTCAAGAACGAGCCCAAGGACATCGGCACCCGCGGCGAGCCGAGCATGGACACCGTCGCCTCCCTCGCCCCGGACCTCATCGTCGCCACCACGGACCTCGCCCCGGCCGCCGTGAAGCAGCTGCGCGAGGTCGCGCCGGTGATCGAGGTGAAGTCCGCCGACGGCACCGGCCAGATCGACCGGATGCTGGAGAACGTCGACCTCATCGCCGAGGCCACCGGCACCACGGACCGGGCGAAGTCGCTGCGCGAGGGCTTCGAGACCAAGGTCGCCGAGGGCAAGAAGGCCCTGGCCGACGCCGGGATGGCCGGCAAGGACATCGCCTTCGCGGACGGCTACGTCGCCTCCAACCAGGTCTCGATCCGCCCCTACACCGCGACCTCGCTCATCGGCGAGGTCAACGAGGCCGTCGGTCTGAAGAACGCCTGGACGGTGAAGGGCGACGAGGCCTACGGTCTCGGCGCCACCGACGTCGAGGGCCTGACCAAGCTCCCCGAGGACACCCAGTTCGCCTACATCGGCAACGACGACGACCCCAGCGCCACTCCCTTCACCGGTGAGCTGGCCAAGAACCCGGTGTGGAAGTCCCTGCCGTTCGTGAAGGCCGGGGACGTGCACCGCCTCGACGACGGCATCTGGATGTTCGGCGGTCCCGGGTCGATGGAGGCGTACATCGACGCCGTCGTCGGCGCGCTGACGAAGTAGCGGGGCCATGGCCGTCACCACGACCGAACCCGCCACCGAGCCCACCGCGGCCCGTCCGTCGACGGTCCCGTCGTCCCGGTCGGGCGCGGCCGCGGTGACGGCCGGAATCGTCCTGCTGGTCGCCGTCCTCGCCGTCGTCGACATCACCCAGGGCACCGCCGCCGTCGGACCCTCCGAGGTCTTCAAGGCCCTGACCAGGCGGGCGGACCCCGACGACGCGTCCGTCGTCGTCGCCTCCCGGCTGCCCCGGATGACCGCGGGGCTCCTGGTCGGCGCCGTGCTCGGCATGGCCGGCGCGGTGCTCCAGGCGGTCAGCCGCAACGTGCTGGCCTCGCCCGACACCCTCGCGGTGAACGCGGGTTCCTATCTGGCGCTCGGGCTGGCCGGCGCCACCGGCGTCTCGCTGCCGATGCTCGCCTCGTCCGGCATCGCCTTCGTGGGCGGCCTGGCGGCGGCGGCCGTCGTGCTCGGACTGTCCGGCCTCGGCACGGGCACCGTCCGGCTGGTGCTGGCCGGCACCGCGCTGATGCTGGGTCTGCACTCCATGACGCAGGCACTTCTGCTGCTCTTCCCGGAGCAGACGAAGGGCCTGTACGAGTGGAACCAGGGCAGCATCGCCCAGAACGGCTTCGACGGCGTCCTGCAGATGCTGCCGATCGCCCTGGCCGGCGTGGCCGGCCTGCTGCTGACGGCCCGCCGGGTGGACGCGCTGGCCCTCGGCGACGACGCGGCGCGCGGTCTCGGCGTCCCGGTGCGGGCGACCCGTCTCACGGTCGTCGTGCTCGCGGCGCTGCTCTCCGCCGCCGCGGTCACGCTCGCCGGACCGATCGGCTTCGTCGGCCTGTGCGCACCCGCCCTGGTGCGCCCGCTCGCCCGCCGCTTCCGCGGCTTCAGCCGCTCCCGTACGGCCATGCCCGCGGCGGCGCTCACCGGCGCGGCCCTGGTGCTCGGTTCGGACGTGCTGCTGCGGGCGTTGATCGCGGACGACCGCTCGGTGGCCGTGCCCACGGGCGTCGTCACGAGCCTGGTCGGCGCCGTGTTCCTGGTCACCATGGCGCTGCGCGTGCGGGACACCGCCGGGGCCGGGGCGCCGGACCGGCTGCGGATCCCGGGCCGGGCGGTGTTCCTGGCCACGGTCGCCGTCCTGGTCGTGGTCCTGGTCGGGCTCGTGATCGCCGCCGTGCTGGTGGGCGACACCAAGCTGCTGCTCGGCGACGTCGCCAACTGGGCCCAGGGCCGGGCCGGCCGGACCGTCTCCTTCGTGCTGGACACCCGGGTGCCGCGGGTGCTCGCCGCGCTGGGCGCGGGCGCGGCGCTCGCGCTGGCCGGCACGCTCGTGCAGGCCGTCACCCGCAACCCGCTCGCCGAACCGAACGTCCTCGGGGTGACCGGCGGCGGCGCCCTGGGTGCGGTGATCCTGGTGACCACCGTGCCGGCCGCCGGAACGTGGGGCGTGGCGGGAGCCGCGTTCGCGGGGTCCGCGGTCAGCGCCGTCCTCGTCTTCGGGCTCGCCGCGCGGGGCGGCTTCCGGCAGAACCGGCTGGTCCTCGTCGGCATCGGCGTGGCCTCCGGGACGGCGGCGCTGATCAGCCTGCTGATCGTGCTCACCGACCCGTTCAACGCCAACAAGGCGCTGACCTGGCTGTCGGGTTCGACCTACGGGCGGACCATGCCGGACGTGGTGCCGGTCGCGCTGGCGCTGCTGGTCGGCATCGGTGTCGCGGTCGCCCGGCGCACCGAGCTGGACCTGATCTCGCTGGACGAGGACACGCCGCGGCTGCTCGGCCTGCGGCTGGCA includes:
- a CDS encoding SAM-dependent methyltransferase; translated protein: MTTDHTQPPQIDTGRAHPARVYDWLLGGKDNYPVDEAVGETLPPEARDAARQNRAFMNRAVAHLAARGIDQFLDIGTGIPTEPNLHQIVQRTVPAARVVYADNDPIVLRHAEALLVSSPEGATDYIQADVREPGEIVRHARGILDFDRPIALSLIALMHFVPDDQDAHGIVRGLVETLPAGSHLVLSHAALDLFPELAEQVIAQYAKGGIRLGFRTRAEVARFFDGLELVPPGLVTATEWYGEGLEPPAPEASGIYAGVARIP
- a CDS encoding spore photoproduct lyase family protein produces the protein MHDPSTAPDDGFGTLFGLDALTPGPPPVAGPRFRDSAAARRLLPVREIHAEPAAAASPRGRQILARFPDARVVEVDSHWGIPGLHGNEGNVERWVRVKGETLVLGERKTLATRPNGRSADWIAPGASNGCAMACAYCYVPRRKGYANPVTVFTNIERIVAHLGRHIARQGPKREPNQCDTEAWVYDIGENGDCSVDALICDNTADLVRAFRQWPTAKASFATKFVNPDLLALDPRGRTRVRFSLMPPDDSRLLDVRTSPVAERIAAAGDFLEAGYEVHFNLSPVVLRPGWEEAWAQLLRQLDDVLPDRVKRQAAAEVIMLTHNLGLHEVNLGWHPRAEEVLWRPEVQQAKRSENGALNVRYRADVKAGAVARLRALVAAHAPWLRIRYAF
- a CDS encoding MSMEG_1061 family FMN-dependent PPOX-type flavoprotein — translated: MPHTTVTTGDRPDAATATATATEEGWVELDSRAHLRELLGEPWPLVIDKVHDRLTDDDRDILARSPFCLLATSDAGGNCDVSPRGDVPGFTHVLDSRTLALPDRAGNRRGDSFHNVLDNPHAGLLYLIPGGKEVLRVNGRARILTDAPFFDAMARGGRRPDLALLLEIDEIYLHCPMSLNRAGLWNSGSAQAS
- the cdtC gene encoding siderophore ABC transporter permease CdtC produces the protein MAVTTTEPATEPTAARPSTVPSSRSGAAAVTAGIVLLVAVLAVVDITQGTAAVGPSEVFKALTRRADPDDASVVVASRLPRMTAGLLVGAVLGMAGAVLQAVSRNVLASPDTLAVNAGSYLALGLAGATGVSLPMLASSGIAFVGGLAAAAVVLGLSGLGTGTVRLVLAGTALMLGLHSMTQALLLLFPEQTKGLYEWNQGSIAQNGFDGVLQMLPIALAGVAGLLLTARRVDALALGDDAARGLGVPVRATRLTVVVLAALLSAAAVTLAGPIGFVGLCAPALVRPLARRFRGFSRSRTAMPAAALTGAALVLGSDVLLRALIADDRSVAVPTGVVTSLVGAVFLVTMALRVRDTAGAGAPDRLRIPGRAVFLATVAVLVVVLVGLVIAAVLVGDTKLLLGDVANWAQGRAGRTVSFVLDTRVPRVLAALGAGAALALAGTLVQAVTRNPLAEPNVLGVTGGGALGAVILVTTVPAAGTWGVAGAAFAGSAVSAVLVFGLAARGGFRQNRLVLVGIGVASGTAALISLLIVLTDPFNANKALTWLSGSTYGRTMPDVVPVALALLVGIGVAVARRTELDLISLDEDTPRLLGLRLAPGRLGFLVLSVVLSATAVACAGTIGFVGLVAPHAARALVGRRHVRVVPVAILLGATLVCAADLLGRTVIAPAQLGAGLMTAVIGTPYFLYLLVRSRR
- the cdtB gene encoding siderophore ABC transporter substrate-binding protein CdtB — encoded protein: MRRLLLTAAATTAAALTLAACGTTEPAADKAEKKASEAITLKDGKGTEVKLDGPATKVVATEWNVVESLVSLGVDPVGVADVKGYKTWDSAVPLKNEPKDIGTRGEPSMDTVASLAPDLIVATTDLAPAAVKQLREVAPVIEVKSADGTGQIDRMLENVDLIAEATGTTDRAKSLREGFETKVAEGKKALADAGMAGKDIAFADGYVASNQVSIRPYTATSLIGEVNEAVGLKNAWTVKGDEAYGLGATDVEGLTKLPEDTQFAYIGNDDDPSATPFTGELAKNPVWKSLPFVKAGDVHRLDDGIWMFGGPGSMEAYIDAVVGALTK
- the cdtA gene encoding siderophore ABC transporter ATP-binding protein CdtA; amino-acid sequence: MRSGEDAAGTPRLRGHELSATGVTVAYDGVDVVHDAGVRLRPGEVTVLVGPNGSGKSTLLRTVARLQRARSATLSLDGATDGLALTSREFSRYVALLTQGRPTPGGLTVRDVVEFGRYPYRGRWGRPDPDGPAAVERALALTGVDGLADRGADHLSGGQLQRVWLASCLAQETGVLLLDEPTTYLDLRYQVELLDLIRDLADDHGIAVGVVLHDLDQAAAVADRITLLEAGRIVADGPPEDVLTPERLTAVYGIRIDVDTDPLTGRLRTRPIGRHHIRTPRTRTPERLGTTS